A genomic stretch from Ooceraea biroi isolate clonal line C1 chromosome 3, Obir_v5.4, whole genome shotgun sequence includes:
- the LOC105277252 gene encoding odorant receptor 4 isoform X2, whose amino-acid sequence MKLENTISQVTRVWLEIFGMWPNSSCIFLRRIFWVVALIFEQVGQYQYIIMHLYSTEISELMNHLSAAMSFTLFCIKLVVFWYKQRTFKRLLVMMAIDWEKCFNEEVHIFATTNNVKLSQRFANMTVVLFSIAVILYSKMELPFHYNRRFVYELVIIAQFFHLWLCSCAIGLLNALLINLILHVSGQIDILREWVMKIFSKEKGRGASLFMIKKAIRKHQKIITFSEHIEDLYSNIAMALFVSDTLIICCLGFIMVTSIGTSDAARIIIRTVLFYFVINMEAFIFCFAGEYLSAKSQSIGDAAYDTCWYDSYSTANRIIPFLIMRSQNQLTITIGKVTNLSLERFTNIIRVSASYVSVLLAMY is encoded by the exons ATGAAATTAGAGAATACAATAAGTCAGGTGACAAGAGTCTGGCTAGAAATTTTTGGCATGTGGCCGAACTCTTCGTGTATTTTTTTACGTAGAATATTTTGGGTTGTGGCACTTATATTTGAGCAAGTTGgtcaatatcaatatatcaTAATGCATTTATATTCCACCGAGATATCCGAACTAATGAATCATTTGAGTGCAGCAATGTCGTTCAcgttattttgtattaaactCGTCGTTTTTTGGTATAAACAACG AACGTTTAAGAGATTATTAGTGATGATGGCGATCGATTGGGAAAAGTGTTTTAATGAGGAAGTTCATATATTTGCAACGACAAACAATGTTAAACTGTCACAGCGTTTCGCTAACATGACAGTGGTTCTCTTTTCAATAGCTGTGATTTTATATAGCA AAATGGAGCTACCATTCCATTATAACAGAAGATTCGTATACGAATTGGTTATAATTGctcaattttttcatttgtggCTGTGTTCTTGTGCGATCGGCTTATTAAACGCTCTGCTTATAAATTTG ATACTGCATGTAAGTGGTCAAATCGATATCCTTCGTGAATGGgtgatgaaaattttttcaaaggAAAAAGGACGTGGCGCGAGTCTTTTTATGATAAAGAAAGCAATTAGGAAACATCAAAAAATCATCACCTTTTCGGAACACATCGAAGACCTGTATTCAAATATCGCAATGGCGCTGTTTGTATCGGATACTCTAATTATCTGTTGCTTGGGTTTCATAATGGTTACA TCAATCGGTACTTCTGATGCTGcaagaattataataagaactgttttattttatttcgtaataAATATGGAAGCGTTTATATTCTGCTTCGCTGGCGAATATTTAAGTGCTAAG AGCCAAAGCATTGGCGACGCTGCGTACGATACCTGTTGGTATGATTCATATTCCACGGCCAATCGAATCATACCGTTTTTAATAATGAGGTCACAAAATCAATTGACCATTACAATTGGGAAAGTTACAAATTTATCTTTGGAACGATTTACTAAT ATTATAAGAGTTTCAGCCTCCTATGTATCAGTTCTACTTGCCATGTATTGA
- the LOC105277252 gene encoding odorant receptor 4 isoform X1 has protein sequence MKLENTISQVTRVWLEIFGMWPNSSCIFLRRIFWVVALIFEQVGQYQYIIMHLYSTEISELMNHLSAAMSFTLFCIKLVVFWYKQRTFKRLLVMMAIDWEKCFNEEVHIFATTNNVKLSQRFANMTVVLFSIAVILYSSNILHTGTDKTSNASITQPLILEMELPFHYNRRFVYELVIIAQFFHLWLCSCAIGLLNALLINLILHVSGQIDILREWVMKIFSKEKGRGASLFMIKKAIRKHQKIITFSEHIEDLYSNIAMALFVSDTLIICCLGFIMVTSIGTSDAARIIIRTVLFYFVINMEAFIFCFAGEYLSAKSQSIGDAAYDTCWYDSYSTANRIIPFLIMRSQNQLTITIGKVTNLSLERFTNIIRVSASYVSVLLAMY, from the exons ATGAAATTAGAGAATACAATAAGTCAGGTGACAAGAGTCTGGCTAGAAATTTTTGGCATGTGGCCGAACTCTTCGTGTATTTTTTTACGTAGAATATTTTGGGTTGTGGCACTTATATTTGAGCAAGTTGgtcaatatcaatatatcaTAATGCATTTATATTCCACCGAGATATCCGAACTAATGAATCATTTGAGTGCAGCAATGTCGTTCAcgttattttgtattaaactCGTCGTTTTTTGGTATAAACAACG AACGTTTAAGAGATTATTAGTGATGATGGCGATCGATTGGGAAAAGTGTTTTAATGAGGAAGTTCATATATTTGCAACGACAAACAATGTTAAACTGTCACAGCGTTTCGCTAACATGACAGTGGTTCTCTTTTCAATAGCTGTGATTTTATATAGCAGTAATATTCTTCATACGGGTACCGATAAAACTAGTAATGCTTCCATTACACAACCGCTTATTCTAGAAATGGAGCTACCATTCCATTATAACAGAAGATTCGTATACGAATTGGTTATAATTGctcaattttttcatttgtggCTGTGTTCTTGTGCGATCGGCTTATTAAACGCTCTGCTTATAAATTTG ATACTGCATGTAAGTGGTCAAATCGATATCCTTCGTGAATGGgtgatgaaaattttttcaaaggAAAAAGGACGTGGCGCGAGTCTTTTTATGATAAAGAAAGCAATTAGGAAACATCAAAAAATCATCACCTTTTCGGAACACATCGAAGACCTGTATTCAAATATCGCAATGGCGCTGTTTGTATCGGATACTCTAATTATCTGTTGCTTGGGTTTCATAATGGTTACA TCAATCGGTACTTCTGATGCTGcaagaattataataagaactgttttattttatttcgtaataAATATGGAAGCGTTTATATTCTGCTTCGCTGGCGAATATTTAAGTGCTAAG AGCCAAAGCATTGGCGACGCTGCGTACGATACCTGTTGGTATGATTCATATTCCACGGCCAATCGAATCATACCGTTTTTAATAATGAGGTCACAAAATCAATTGACCATTACAATTGGGAAAGTTACAAATTTATCTTTGGAACGATTTACTAAT ATTATAAGAGTTTCAGCCTCCTATGTATCAGTTCTACTTGCCATGTATTGA
- the LOC105277252 gene encoding odorant receptor 4 isoform X3 translates to MCAAYLILHVSGQIDILREWVMKIFSKEKGRGASLFMIKKAIRKHQKIITFSEHIEDLYSNIAMALFVSDTLIICCLGFIMVTSIGTSDAARIIIRTVLFYFVINMEAFIFCFAGEYLSAKSQSIGDAAYDTCWYDSYSTANRIIPFLIMRSQNQLTITIGKVTNLSLERFTNIIRVSASYVSVLLAMY, encoded by the exons ATGTGCGCTGCTTATCTA ATACTGCATGTAAGTGGTCAAATCGATATCCTTCGTGAATGGgtgatgaaaattttttcaaaggAAAAAGGACGTGGCGCGAGTCTTTTTATGATAAAGAAAGCAATTAGGAAACATCAAAAAATCATCACCTTTTCGGAACACATCGAAGACCTGTATTCAAATATCGCAATGGCGCTGTTTGTATCGGATACTCTAATTATCTGTTGCTTGGGTTTCATAATGGTTACA TCAATCGGTACTTCTGATGCTGcaagaattataataagaactgttttattttatttcgtaataAATATGGAAGCGTTTATATTCTGCTTCGCTGGCGAATATTTAAGTGCTAAG AGCCAAAGCATTGGCGACGCTGCGTACGATACCTGTTGGTATGATTCATATTCCACGGCCAATCGAATCATACCGTTTTTAATAATGAGGTCACAAAATCAATTGACCATTACAATTGGGAAAGTTACAAATTTATCTTTGGAACGATTTACTAAT ATTATAAGAGTTTCAGCCTCCTATGTATCAGTTCTACTTGCCATGTATTGA